A genome region from Calditrichota bacterium includes the following:
- a CDS encoding TetR/AcrR family transcriptional regulator produces the protein MFTKRQKDIIQSAIELIAQEGIQKLTIKNLSAKVGVTEGAIYRHFTSKLEILLGILSLFEKSTAELIGVIKKSPADPLKQLEMLFKEHFLQFKQNPAVASVIFSEELFLNERQLSEKVYEIMRNTQATIESIIQKGQEQGVFRNDIAPDQLALLLIGALRLTVTRWRLSQFSFDLKEEGDRLWDTILKVIKTN, from the coding sequence ATGTTCACCAAAAGACAAAAAGACATTATTCAATCAGCCATTGAATTGATTGCCCAGGAAGGCATTCAAAAACTTACCATTAAGAATCTGTCGGCCAAAGTGGGCGTGACGGAGGGAGCGATTTACCGGCATTTCACCAGCAAACTGGAAATCTTGTTGGGAATTCTCTCGCTGTTTGAAAAAAGTACCGCCGAGCTAATTGGTGTTATTAAAAAGAGCCCGGCCGATCCACTGAAACAATTGGAAATGCTTTTTAAAGAACATTTTTTACAATTCAAACAAAACCCGGCGGTGGCGTCGGTCATTTTTTCGGAAGAACTCTTTCTCAACGAACGCCAGCTTTCGGAAAAGGTGTACGAAATCATGCGAAACACGCAAGCGACAATCGAAAGCATTATTCAAAAAGGCCAGGAACAGGGTGTCTTTCGAAACGATATTGCGCCGGATCAATTAGCCCTGCTTCTCATCGGGGCCCTTCGCCTCACGGTGACGCGCTGGCGGCTGTCTCAGTTTTCCTTCGACCTGAAAGAAGAGGGGGATCGGCTGTGGGATACCATTTTAAAAGTCATTAAAACTAATTGA